From the Glutamicibacter halophytocola genome, the window GATCCTGACGTCGACCCACGCCCGGTCGCTGCCACGGCCACGAAACTGCATTCAGCCCGCAAAGATCTGGGCGAGGGCAAAGCCGGGCGTAAAAAGAAAGAACAACTCCAAGCCGACGCACTTGCTTTCCTGCGCACCGAACCGAAGTCCGCACGCAAACACATTAACGCGCTCATAGCCGAGGTGAAATCCGGCGAACGCCCGATCAAGGCCCTGCTTGAGTGCATCGGAATTTTTAGACGCGGCATGCGCCAAGGCCTGGTCGAATATGTGCTGCGCTTACTTCCTTCTCAGGCGGCCTTTATCGAGGCCTACCTCGCCAAGATGGACAATCCGGCTACCATGGCCGGTAACCGCGAGCACTTGAAGGACGCCGAAGCTCATTTCACCGGGGAACCGGGGAGCGACTGGGACGTTGAGGAGTCGATGCCAGACTGGGCCAAGGGCGGGAACCGTTCTGGACCCGCCGAGCCGGAGCAATCAGCACCACCGGAAACATCGCCAAGTTCGCCGAGACCGGATGAACACAAACCGTGGGAAGACATGAAGCCCGAACGCCGCCGGCTACTGGGACTGCTAACTCTGTTGATGGGAAGTTCTCCCACCGGTTCCGGTATGTCAACACCGCCCGCAGCGCAGGTCAGCATCGTGTTGAACTGGGAAAAGATGCAACAGCAGCTCACGGACTTTGCTGTCACTTCCAGCGGATTGCCCCTCACCCCCGGTGAAGCACGAGCCGCACTCTGTACCGCCGGTGTTTACCCGCTGGTGCTCAATGGCACTTCTCTGCCCTTGGACCTTGGCCGTACCCAGCGGCTTTTTTCCAAGGCCCAAGGCCGGGCAATCCGCGCCGCCTATAGAGGCTGCTCCTACCCTGGTTGCAGCATGCCCGCCGAACGATGCGAACTCGACCATCTGGATCCGTGGGAGAAGGGCGGGCGCACCGACATCGCCTCGGCAGACCTGAACTGCCCGATCCACCACATCGGCCGGCACTGCGGACTCTTTAGGACCGTCAAGGTCTCCGGAAGCCGGCCCCTGGTATTACTGTCTAGGGAGCTCGACCCGGAACAACGGCTAAGGATCAATACCTACTTCATGAC encodes:
- a CDS encoding HNH endonuclease signature motif containing protein codes for the protein MSTAQALKDLAEAARLVASATAVLSGDLPAGHAAYFALLTEHLAQQQTRAQIQAAHALRRTGAHKLDRASFQAITDAGTNPTIEQIEAAAGHTTAGRTHFNSASGLLHDWLDIPRATASSRLIQADCLIGGVNDAGQPIAPWLPQLAEQFMDPDVDPRPVAATATKLHSARKDLGEGKAGRKKKEQLQADALAFLRTEPKSARKHINALIAEVKSGERPIKALLECIGIFRRGMRQGLVEYVLRLLPSQAAFIEAYLAKMDNPATMAGNREHLKDAEAHFTGEPGSDWDVEESMPDWAKGGNRSGPAEPEQSAPPETSPSSPRPDEHKPWEDMKPERRRLLGLLTLLMGSSPTGSGMSTPPAAQVSIVLNWEKMQQQLTDFAVTSSGLPLTPGEARAALCTAGVYPLVLNGTSLPLDLGRTQRLFSKAQGRAIRAAYRGCSYPGCSMPAERCELDHLDPWEKGGRTDIASADLNCPIHHIGRHCGLFRTVKVSGSRPLVLLSRELDPEQRLRINTYFMTPTEALAAEALAERMTTQWRSGLMAVEFAAA